The genomic segment ACGCTGAAATCCTCACCTACTCGCGCGCGAAGGGCGCTTTTGCAGGCCTGACACTGAACGGCGCGGCGGTTCATGAAGACAAGGACTCGATGGCAGCCGTTTACGGGCCCGACGTGAACGAGCGCTCCGTACTCACCGGCAAGGTTCCCCCGCCGGCCTCTTCGCATGCATTCCTTGCGGCTGTGCGCGGCGCCAAGGCTGAAGCCAGCGCGGCACACGACTAACTCACCGCGATCCGCTGCCCCGCGGATTGCAGCGACCACGAAGCCCCAGCCACGCCCATTGCGGCAGGGCTGGGGTTTCGTGCTTTATACAAGCAATGCTTTGATAACCGCTCGTTGTGATCGCCGCTCGCCTCAACGTATTCTGTACGTCGAGACCATATCCGGCCCATGGTGAATCCAGTTTTCCTTCACTACAGAAAGCAGTTTGCAATCCTGGCCTTCTTCGCGATTGCCCTGTCCTCCACAGCGGCTCTTGCGCAACGGCCTGACCGCAACGCCACGATCAAGAAGATCGACGCCTCGGTTACAAACCGTGACGAGAACCTGCTCGGCTACACGGTAACGGAGCTCTATCGTGTGTATCGCGGAGCGGACAAGACACATCCCGCCGCTGAGATGACGGTCAAGACCACGTATCGCAAGGAAACCGGGAAGAGCTATGTGATCCTGTCGCAGAGCGGATCGGAACTACTGCTCAAAGAGGTCCTCGGCCGCATTCTCGATAGTGAGCGAATGATGACCCAGCCTGCCAACCGAGCCCAGGCTGTGCTGACCACCGCGAACTACACGATGACGGTGAAGGGCGATGACATGGTGGACGGGCGCGCGTGCAACTTGGTGGCGATCGTGCCCAAGAAGAGCTCGCCGTACCTGTTCCGGGGGACGATTTGGGTAGACGCTCAGGACGGATCGATCGTGAAGCTGGATGGCGTGTCATCCAAGGCCGCCTCGGTGCTGGCAGGAGCAAGCCAGGTCTCGCGCCAATACACCAACATCAATGGGCTGCCGATGGCGACGCACGCAGAAGCCGAGGCCGGAAGCTGGCTGCTGGGGCAAACCACCATCGACATCGATTACAGCGGCTACGAAATGACGCTCCGCAGCGGCTCGAGCGGTCCGCAGACCGTTGGACAGGCGGGCGTGAAGGGCGTCCGTTGAGTGACGGATGACGCAGACCGGGTGAACAGGTCCTGCTCTATACTTCAGGTGTGATTCTGCTCACTGGCGACTGGAGACTCGATGCTGCGCTGGGTTCCTGCCTCGTGCTGGGGCTGCGGCATGGGTTCGATTACGACCACTTGGCCGCCATCTCCGACATAACCGCCGTACAGCGGAACTGGATGAGCGGATTGCGCCTGGGAATCACCTACGCGCTGGGTCACGCCTTCATGGTTGCAGCGCTGGGTGTGGCGGTTCTCCAGTTGCACATGGGCCTGCCCGAGGGTCTCGATCACTGGACGGAACGGCTCATCGGCGTCACCCTTATCGTGCTGGGCATCGGCGTGGTGGCGGGCATTTTGCGCAAGCCGGAGCATGGACACCATCACAACCGGGTGGATAGCCGCCTGGCCATTGCGATCAACGGGCTAATTTGGGGCGCGTGGCGTGTCCGCCGCACTTGGAATCCCGACCTGCCGCGGCCGGAGCGGTTCCGCTGGATGTATACCGGCAAATCGGTCTTTCTGATCGGGATGCTGCACGGGATCGGCGCGGAAACACCCAGCCAGTTGGCATTGTTCTTCCTGGCCAAGAGCCTGGGGGGGACCGGTAATGGGCTTCTGGGACTGGCAGCGTTCTGCGTTGGTCTGGTGGCCATGAATGGGCTGATGACGGCGTCGCTGGGCGGCGCGTTCAAATCCGGCGCATTCCATCCTCGCTTCTATCACGCAATTGCGTGGGCCGGCGCAGTTTATAGCTGCCTTATCGGACTGATCTTCCTGTTCGGAGTCTCGGACTGGCTGCCCCAATTAGGCTGACGCCGCCATCTCCCATTTACTTCGCTGGCCAAACGGCCTCGACCGATCTAGCGAGTTCCCTGTGCCCCACTGCGTTCGGATGCAGATTGTCATACATTTCGCGAGGAGTTCCAAACATGTACTTCCGTGTGTCGAAGAGCCTGAGATTCAAGCCGTCTGACGAGAGCAGGTTCAGATCATCCGTGATGTCCTGGGTGTATTGAAGGCAGGCGGCGTCCGAAGAGAGGCACCCTATGTTCTCGCCAGTATGCCGTTGAGCAGGGATCGTACCGAGAAGGACAACTGGCAGAACATCGCCTGATTCGACAACGGGAGAGCCTATCCCGACAATGGATACACCTCTATCCCCCGCACTGGCTTGTGTGAATTGCACGACGTGCTGGCCTGCATCCACGTTCGTAATTCTGATAAATCCCAGCGATTTTGTGGTTCCATTTGCGGTTTTTATTAAAGGATTGGGGCGCACCCGCAACTTTTCGACTACCTTGCCGTCGATTGCATAGCTATAGGACGCGTCTGAATCGTCGTCGATGAGCGGCCATGCATAGATGGAGCCGGCCTTGGATAATCCAACGCGAAAGCTTGCAGAAGCGCCGTCATGCCTGGTAGTCCAGACCTTGAATCGACCAAAGGTCTCCATTTCGACCGGCCCTGAGACACTCGAATCCGGGCTTCCTGCGAGCACTTTATGCTCCGCCGGAAGACCCAGCCAGGTGACCACAGCAAGATGGCACTGCATGAATATCTGCTCATATCGCCCCACGCCACGATGATCGACATCGTTGGTTCCGATCAGAACTGTGGATATCGGAAGGTCAGCGAGCGGCGGATTCAGTCCCTGAGGGAAAATCTGCCGTGCCGCTATGTCGCAGCTCTGATCGCCACCGAGGGCATAGTCCGTTACTTGGACGTTTTCTGCAATGCCGACGAGAAATGGATACGCCTGGCTCGGTTCCTCGAGTCCACCTCCCCTGGTAATGGAGTCGCCAAAGGCGTCATAGCGTCCTGGATAACCGCGAAAATGCAAAGTGGCGCAGCCACAGATCACACATGCAACAAGCATGCCAAAGCTAAGCTTCATCAGAGCCACATGAGGTTCCAAACGAACGCGATCTTTCTGCCGTGAGGTCTGCAGCTTTAGCTCGTCAACCGAAAGAATCGCGGCGGTCAGCTCCGAACGGCTAGCATCTCCGGCTAAGTCTCATTTGTAAAGTGAACACTCTCCGGTGAATTGTATGTGCGTGTGATCACATACTAAAGAAATACTCTTGGCCTAAAATCCCGGCGCATGTCGGACGTCGCTCTCATTCTCATTGCGCCCTGTTCCCTTCTGGCCGGTGCCGCTCTGCAGATTCTCATTGCGAAGCTCTGTTCGGCTCGAATCAAGGGGATCGTCGCCACACTCTCGTGTTTGCCCGCGCTGTTGGCAGTCGCCGGAACGGCGCCGCTGCTGCAGTCCGGGCAGGCCATTCACGCGAACCTCGCCGGATGGGATGGGCCCCTGGCCCTTGTGCTGCACGCCGACGCACTCAGTGTGCTCTTCGCCCTGATGGGCACGGGGATCGGCGGCTTTGTGCTGCTCTATTCCATCGGGTACATGGCGCATGACAAGGCGGCAACGCGCTTCTACGCGTCGATGCTGGTCTTTATCGCCGGCTTCGTCGGGCTCGTATTCAGCGCAAACCTCTTGATCTTCTACCTGTGCTGGGAACTGGTCGGCCTGTGTTCCTTCAGCCTGGTGGGGTTCTGGTACACCAACCCAGAGGCCGTCAGCGGCGCGCGCAAGGTGCTGCTGATGACGCATATTGCCGGGTACGGGCTGCTGGCGGGGATCCTGTTGCTCTACTACCGCGCCGGAACCGCCCTGTGGACCGACCCCGCCGTCGCGCATGCGTTCACCGGTGGTGTGTTCTTCCTGATGCTGGCTGCGCTGGTTGCCAAATCAGTTCAGGTGCCGCTGCATACGTGGATCCCGGAAGCAATGGCGGCTCCCACCCCGGTAAGCGCATTGCTGCATGCCGCCTGTTATGTGAAAGCCGGCGTCTATCTGGCCGCGCGGCTGCACAGCTTTGGCGCCTGGCCGGCGTCGTGGGGCCAGAGCCTGATGTGGATTGGCACCCTCACCATGGCAGTCGGCGTGATGTACGCCATGGTGCAGACCGACCTGAAGCGAATGCTGGCCTTCTCCACGGTCAGCCAGATCGGCTACATGATGATGGGGCTGGGAATCGGCACTCCACTAGCCATCACGGCGGGCCTGCTCCACTGCCTCAATCACGGATTCTTCAAGGGCGGACTCTTCCTCACGGCCGGGTCGGTCCAGCACGCCACCGGCACGCGCGACATGAACGAGCTTGGCGGCTTGGCTCCCAAGATGCCGCGCACCACCCTCTCGTGGCTCATCGGCATAGGCAGCATGGTGGGGTTCCCGCTGATGAGCGGGTTCGCCAGCAAGTGGATGCTGTATGCAGCCGCGTTGCAGTCAAACAACGTGATTCCCGCCATGATCGCGTGGGCCGCAAGCCTGGGCACGGTGTTCATCGGCGCCAAGGCCACCAGCGCAGTGTTCCTCGGTCCCGCGGAAGAGAAGACCGAGAATGCGCATGAGTCGCCCATCTCCATGCAATGGGGCATGGGCCTGCTGGCCGCAGGAAGCATCGTCCTTGGCATTGCACCGCAACTGGCCGTGAACACGCTGCTGAATCCTGTGCTGAGGGCCTTCTCCCTTGGGCAGGGAGTAAATGTCACGTGGCTGGGCCTTTCCGCCGATGCGGGCATGTTCTCCTCGATTGGCGGCCTGATGCTGGCTATCATTTCGCTGGTCCTGGGCGGGCTGATCTATGCGATCGGCTACGCGGCGCGGCCCGTGCCCGTCGCAGTTTCGGCTGGCGGAACTGCTGTCCTGGGCGGACGCGGCGGCGGCATTTTCACTGGAGGCGAGCCCCTCCCGGATCGGGACCGCCTGACCGCCGGCGACTTCTCCGATATCTTCCTGCAGAACTGGCGTTCGTTCTTCCAATGGACGAATGTCGATCGTGCTTACCTTGGCGTCTGGAAGGGTTTGCAGGCTGCATCGCGCGTGCTCGCCGCTGGTGTTGCATGGATGGAGCAGAATGCGCTCTGGCTCGTAGTTGCCCTTGCTGCTGCTGTGCTTGCCGCGTTGCGCTGGATCCTGCCTGGAGCGCCGTCCATAACGGCAGCCCCGGCATCAGAACTCCCGCAGGTTCCCCTGCTGATGATCGCCTCGTGTGGCGTTGCCGCTACGGCACTGCTCGCAGTCACGTTCGCGATCAAAGGAACACGAGCGCATGCGTCGCTGATGCTGCTGGCCGGTGCCTCTGCCGTGGGCGGCCTGATGATGCCGGGAGCGTGGCTACGTCTTGGCCTGCTGGAATTAGCAGCGCTACTCACGGTGGTGATCGTCTATCAAACGGCGCGCAGCCAGACAGCCAAAAACGTGTATCTCGCGGTCGTCGCGATCTCCGCAACGGCCAGCATCGCCGCGGAAATGCTCGACGCCGGCAGCCAGTGGCAGCGCGCGTTGCTCCTCACCGGGATATGCGTAAAGCTCGCCGCGGTACCCCTCTTCTTCTGGCTGCTTCGGCTTGCCGACGAGGTGCCTGCCGTGGTGCTCGGCCTCATCATCGCGGTGATCGATATGGCCGCGTTCGGTGAGTTTCTCATGGCCACTCAGGCCAATCCCGGCGTGCTCATACCGCAAGCGACGATCCTCTACGCTGCCGCACTTACCTCATTACTGGCAGCCCTGCTCATGCTCTCGCAGCGATCGTTGAAGCGCCTCCTGGTGCTCTCCACGGTTGAAGACGTCGGTTTCCTTCTGCTTGGCGCCGCCTCCGCCACGCAGATTGGAATCGACGGGGCCATCGCCGCCGCCGCCACGCACTCTCTGGGCAAAGCGCTGCTATTCGCGTGCCTGAGCGCGCCGGAAGCAGGCGGTGAGTTGGAATCAAACCCCATCGCACTCGCAAGCCGATATCCGGTCAGCGCCTTCGGATTCCTCTTCGGCATGCTGGCCATGCTCGGGGTCCCACCCCTGCTCGGTTTCATCGGTCGCTGGCGCCTCTACGAAACAGCACTGCGCATCAGTCCTCTGCTTGCCGCCGTATTCATCGCGTCTTCTATCCTGGCGCTGATCGCGTATACGCTCGCTCTCACGCGCAACTGGTGGGGTCCCCCTGACGAACCGGTCTCCCAGGACGGCCGCGAGCCACGCCTCGTGCAGGCAGCGATCGTTGTACTCTTCCTCATTCTGCTGGCCGGCGGAGCGTGGCCAGACCTTTTGCAGACGCTCACAGGAGGCCGCCTATGAAGGCCCTGGATCGGCTTATGTGCACCTGCCGCCGCCGCAGCCCCTGGCTGTTCCACATGAACTCCGGCAGTTGCAACGGCTGCGATATCGAGCTCGTCGCCGCCATCACTCCCCGCTACGACGCCGAGCAGCTTGGAGTGCAACTGGAAGGCAGCCCGCGCCACGCAGACATCCTCTGCATCACCGGACCAGTGACCCGCAACGCAGTCGGCGCAATCGAGACCGTCTACGGCCAGGTGCTGAATCCGAAAGCTGTAGTCGCCATCGGCTCCTGCCCGGCCACGACAAACGTATTCATCGACAGCCGTACCATCGACGGGCCGCTCGACAAGCACATCCCTGTCGATGTCTTCGTACCCGGCTGCCCCCCGCGTCCCGACGCCATCATCCAGGGAATCGTCAAGGCCGCGACCATCCTGGCAGAACGAGCCGCATCGCCCTCTCCGCCAGAAGCGCCGAAGCCTGAAGCAGCGCCGGAGGTGCAGGCATGAATCTCCTCACCGCTCTGGCGCGGTTGCTCATCTTTCCCGGACTTCTCTTCTGTGTTCCGGCGGCTTGGTTCTTCCTCTGGGTCGAACGCAAATCGGTCGCCCTCATGCAGGGCCGTATCGGGCCCCCGTTCATGCAGCCTTTCTACGACTTCGTCAAACTGCTCGGCAAAGACACGCCTGATCGTCCCGGCATCGTCGGCCTGCTCATGCGACTGTGGCCGCTGCTCGCAGTTGCGTCCACGGCCGGCGCAGTAGCGCTCCTACCCGTGCTACCCGCGTATGGCGGATTCCAGGGCGACTTGATTCTGCTGCTCGCCCTGCTTGAAGTGCCGCCCATCTGCATCATCGCAGCCGGATTCTCCTCGCGCTCCATCTTCTCGGAGATCGGCTCGGCACGCGAAGCTGCCCTCACCGTCTCGTACAACGTGGTGTTCCTGCTGGCGATCCTCTCCATTGCCGCCGCGCAGCACACCTTCCGCCTCGACGCTCTCGCGCACCTGCCGCCATCGCCGCTGCTCTGGCTCGGCATCATCGCGCTGGTCATCTGCCTGCCTGCCAAGCTTCATATCAATCCGTTCTCACTACCCAATGCGGAACAGGAGATTTACTCCGGCCCCATCATCGAATACTCCGGCCCCGAGCTTGCCATGTGGGAGCTCTCGCACGGGCTCGAATGGGTAGCCGCTACCGGACTTGTCGCCACGCTGGTCGCCCCGCAAATAGGAACATGGTGGCTGGCGGCCATTGTCTTCGTTCTGCTGTGCTGTGGCCTTGTTGTTCTGCTTGCCGCAGTCGCAGCCGCAACAGCGCGCATCGCCATCGATAACACAGTCCGCTTCTACTGGCAGTGCACGCTCGTCTTCGCGGTCCTGGTCGTCTCGTCCGCCATCCTCATGAGGTTCAGGTCATGAACATGCTGCTCATGCTGTGGAAGAACTTCTGGAGCGGCCCTCGGACGCTGCTCTTCCCCGAA from the Occallatibacter riparius genome contains:
- a CDS encoding LolA-like protein, which encodes MVNPVFLHYRKQFAILAFFAIALSSTAALAQRPDRNATIKKIDASVTNRDENLLGYTVTELYRVYRGADKTHPAAEMTVKTTYRKETGKSYVILSQSGSELLLKEVLGRILDSERMMTQPANRAQAVLTTANYTMTVKGDDMVDGRACNLVAIVPKKSSPYLFRGTIWVDAQDGSIVKLDGVSSKAASVLAGASQVSRQYTNINGLPMATHAEAEAGSWLLGQTTIDIDYSGYEMTLRSGSSGPQTVGQAGVKGVR
- a CDS encoding SGNH/GDSL hydrolase family protein, translated to MALMKLSFGMLVACVICGCATLHFRGYPGRYDAFGDSITRGGGLEEPSQAYPFLVGIAENVQVTDYALGGDQSCDIAARQIFPQGLNPPLADLPISTVLIGTNDVDHRGVGRYEQIFMQCHLAVVTWLGLPAEHKVLAGSPDSSVSGPVEMETFGRFKVWTTRHDGASASFRVGLSKAGSIYAWPLIDDDSDASYSYAIDGKVVEKLRVRPNPLIKTANGTTKSLGFIRITNVDAGQHVVQFTQASAGDRGVSIVGIGSPVVESGDVLPVVLLGTIPAQRHTGENIGCLSSDAACLQYTQDITDDLNLLSSDGLNLRLFDTRKYMFGTPREMYDNLHPNAVGHRELARSVEAVWPAK
- a CDS encoding proton-conducting transporter transmembrane domain-containing protein, producing MSDVALILIAPCSLLAGAALQILIAKLCSARIKGIVATLSCLPALLAVAGTAPLLQSGQAIHANLAGWDGPLALVLHADALSVLFALMGTGIGGFVLLYSIGYMAHDKAATRFYASMLVFIAGFVGLVFSANLLIFYLCWELVGLCSFSLVGFWYTNPEAVSGARKVLLMTHIAGYGLLAGILLLYYRAGTALWTDPAVAHAFTGGVFFLMLAALVAKSVQVPLHTWIPEAMAAPTPVSALLHAACYVKAGVYLAARLHSFGAWPASWGQSLMWIGTLTMAVGVMYAMVQTDLKRMLAFSTVSQIGYMMMGLGIGTPLAITAGLLHCLNHGFFKGGLFLTAGSVQHATGTRDMNELGGLAPKMPRTTLSWLIGIGSMVGFPLMSGFASKWMLYAAALQSNNVIPAMIAWAASLGTVFIGAKATSAVFLGPAEEKTENAHESPISMQWGMGLLAAGSIVLGIAPQLAVNTLLNPVLRAFSLGQGVNVTWLGLSADAGMFSSIGGLMLAIISLVLGGLIYAIGYAARPVPVAVSAGGTAVLGGRGGGIFTGGEPLPDRDRLTAGDFSDIFLQNWRSFFQWTNVDRAYLGVWKGLQAASRVLAAGVAWMEQNALWLVVALAAAVLAALRWILPGAPSITAAPASELPQVPLLMIASCGVAATALLAVTFAIKGTRAHASLMLLAGASAVGGLMMPGAWLRLGLLELAALLTVVIVYQTARSQTAKNVYLAVVAISATASIAAEMLDAGSQWQRALLLTGICVKLAAVPLFFWLLRLADEVPAVVLGLIIAVIDMAAFGEFLMATQANPGVLIPQATILYAAALTSLLAALLMLSQRSLKRLLVLSTVEDVGFLLLGAASATQIGIDGAIAAAATHSLGKALLFACLSAPEAGGELESNPIALASRYPVSAFGFLFGMLAMLGVPPLLGFIGRWRLYETALRISPLLAAVFIASSILALIAYTLALTRNWWGPPDEPVSQDGREPRLVQAAIVVLFLILLAGGAWPDLLQTLTGGRL
- a CDS encoding NADH-quinone oxidoreductase subunit B family protein, with translation MKALDRLMCTCRRRSPWLFHMNSGSCNGCDIELVAAITPRYDAEQLGVQLEGSPRHADILCITGPVTRNAVGAIETVYGQVLNPKAVVAIGSCPATTNVFIDSRTIDGPLDKHIPVDVFVPGCPPRPDAIIQGIVKAATILAERAASPSPPEAPKPEAAPEVQA
- a CDS encoding respiratory chain complex I subunit 1 family protein, which encodes MNLLTALARLLIFPGLLFCVPAAWFFLWVERKSVALMQGRIGPPFMQPFYDFVKLLGKDTPDRPGIVGLLMRLWPLLAVASTAGAVALLPVLPAYGGFQGDLILLLALLEVPPICIIAAGFSSRSIFSEIGSAREAALTVSYNVVFLLAILSIAAAQHTFRLDALAHLPPSPLLWLGIIALVICLPAKLHINPFSLPNAEQEIYSGPIIEYSGPELAMWELSHGLEWVAATGLVATLVAPQIGTWWLAAIVFVLLCCGLVVLLAAVAAATARIAIDNTVRFYWQCTLVFAVLVVSSAILMRFRS